The following proteins are encoded in a genomic region of Alnus glutinosa chromosome 8, dhAlnGlut1.1, whole genome shotgun sequence:
- the LOC133875854 gene encoding uncharacterized protein LOC133875854 produces the protein MDDSEKLTALKKAYAEIILNTAKEAAARIMVSEKRALRFEQELVSTKEEALRMLLRLKQMLDSKDTEAELTSLSQQKKIEELEAQLQEAEDIVRDLREELREVQAELEKGTRSNQLQPLDEQNLEDDIAIQEAISEKNRLMTSGSPSSLPCLQLQPLTTSAMKNLTSNGTYEGNKCNSANDLHMDNCYLPNPYFASIVMRSKEPELYKNGCTQRIRAFEKYLLDGKLSFSGQVDDAKNEAFTRGAKAKVLYKKSIHKTDSMLEVEEKNQDELKVMHADGSHIKVQAVKSFRQKRRKSATRNKKSKASSCKQGTGLCVIPTHEAENMHGVEEKNLDEVKVMEANRSDIHVQIIKSFCRKRKRAARYVKGKSPSCRSLADQVMETCQASDLSNSKTSPDSVDKNEEAVENISEIIENEGQKDPVSTVVPMLLSDATGVQLGSIDVTQNDMEFVKACSVQNTMNNDAALIHNLDMTRQESLSAENLEVQGCRTDVETCDESLVNSDLKASDSNDAVSRTLNNRFLKYTFRRKRKKESLSSPNGDSSLDNSTVKRKTGEKQNGSLEPQNSSLITESSRDSRRLAQVARQLISLSEKKWWP, from the exons ATGGACGACTCCGAG aaATTGACCGCTTTGAAGAAGGCCTATGCGGAGATAATCCTCAACACGGCGAAGGAGGCGGCGGCGCGTATTATGGTATCGGAGAAGAGAGCGCTTCGGTTTGAGCAGGAGCTCGTCTCGACGAAAGAGGAGGCGCTTCGGATGCTTCTGAGGCTCAAACAGATGTTGGATTCTAAG GATACTGAAGCAGAGCTGACTTCCTTGAGTCAACAGAAGAAAATTGAAGAGCTTGAAGCACAGCTCCAGGAAGCTGAGGATATAGTAAGAGACCTTAGAGAAGAGTTGAGAGAAGTGCAGGCTGAATTGGAGAAGGGGACCAGAAGCAACCAACTGCAGCCTTTGGATGAACAAAATTTGGAGGATGATATTGCTATTCAGGAAGCAATATCAGAAAAGAATAGACTCATGActtctgggtctccatcttctTTACCTTGTTTGCAACTTCAACCACTCACAACTTCTGCCATGAAGAATTTGACATCAAATGGGACATACGAGGGCAATAAGTGCAATAGTGCAAATGACCTACATATGGATAATTGCTATCTTCCTAACCCTTATTTTGCCTCCATAGTAATGAGAAGCAAAGAGCCTGAGCTGTATAAGAATGGATGCACCCAGAGAATTCGTGCATTTGAGAAGTACCTGTTGGATGGAAAGTTGTCCTTTTCTGGACAAGTAGATGATGCAAAGAATGAAGCATTTACCAGAGGAGCCAAAGCTAAAGTGTTGTATAAGAAGTCTATTCATAAGACTGACAGTATGCTTGAAGTAGAAGAGAAGAACCAAGATGAACTTAAAGTGATGCATGCAGATGGTAGTCATATCAAAGTGCAGGCTGTTAAATCCTTTcgccaaaaaagaagaaaaagtgcCACTAGAAATAAGAAAAGTAAAGCTTCCTCATGTAAACAAGGTACTGGGCTGTGTGTAATACCCACTCATGAGGCTGAGAATATGCATGGAGTAGAAGAGAAGAACCTAGATGAAGTGAAAGTGATGGAGGCAAATAGAAGTGATATTCATGTGCAGATTATTAAGTCCTTTTGTAGGAAAAGAAAACGAGCAGCTAGATATGTAAAAGGTAAATCTCCCTCATGTAGGTCTCTTGCTGATCAAGTCATGGAAACGTGTCAAGCGTCTGATCTTTCTAACTCCAAAACTTCTCCAGATTCAGTTGATAAAAACGAGGAAGCAGTAGAAAATATTTCTGAGATAATTGAGAATGAAGGTCAAAAGGATCCAGTATCCACTGTGGTACCAATGCTACTCTCGGATGCAACTGGTGTGCAATTAGGATCTATTGACGTGACTCAAAATGACATGGAGTTTGTCAAGGCTTGTAGTGTTCAAAACACAATGAACAATGATGCAGCTTTGATACATAATTTGGATATGACAAGACAGGAAAGTTTATCTGCAGAGAATTTGGAGGTTCAAGGTTGCAGAACAGATGTTGAGACATGTGATGAGTCCTTAGTTAACTCAGATCTGAAAGCATCAGATTCAAATGATGCAGTTAGTCGAACTTTAAATAATAGGTTTCTCAAGTACACATTCCGAAGAAAACGCAAGAAGGAATCTTTAAGTAGCCCCAATGGTGATTCATCTCTTGACAATAGCACTGTAAAGAGAAAGACAGGGGAGAAACAGAATGGTTCTCTGGAACCACAGAATTCTAGCTTGATAACAGAATCGTCTCGAGACAGTCGGCGGCTAGCACAGGTTGCTCGTCAG cTTATATCTTTATCGGAAAAGAAGTGGTGGCCGTAG